One Cloacibacillus sp. genomic window carries:
- a CDS encoding trimethylamine methyltransferase family protein produces the protein MRKMKRESVKHYISPEYKLRILNNEKCQKIDSYARRIMEEVGMIIGDDTVRSLLLDNGATEIGKGYISIPSCMVDKALKSVPSGFKLYTVNGELAMDVNKVNKYFGGSTSSLSYVDPVTSKITSHTMETSSHVAKVADALPNVNYLASNGLISDCPPTIAGRMNFSNTLKYTTKPMYFSPDYAPTYRDIIDLARDIKGGAQGLREKPFIFGYCEPVPPFNHSGDSLKKLMMCSEAGVPCVYMPYSMRGGTSPIFLAAALAQNFAEILSGLVIQQLAYPGAAFIAGSMPTILDMKTTTGSYGAPEFHFGIAASAEMADYYNIPFFGTAGCTDSQNLDMQAASEVTMALLSTALTGADIVHDFGVMNHASAISPELYVYTNEVLDMLRVYQGGIDCSDEAFLFETIKKVGPRGHYLEEDSTLENFKSVWYSKIFDRSLTGEIAADAFSKKIKDKTLELIEAPVNPEIDPSMLQILEEHESKWRKLID, from the coding sequence ATGAGGAAGATGAAAAGAGAGAGTGTGAAACATTATATTTCACCAGAATATAAGCTCCGCATTCTCAACAATGAAAAATGTCAGAAAATAGATTCGTATGCACGGCGGATCATGGAAGAAGTGGGGATGATAATCGGAGACGATACTGTTCGTTCTTTACTTCTTGACAACGGGGCAACGGAAATTGGAAAAGGATATATTTCCATACCGAGCTGTATGGTGGACAAAGCGCTTAAAAGCGTCCCATCAGGATTTAAACTATATACCGTCAACGGCGAGCTGGCTATGGATGTTAATAAAGTGAATAAATACTTTGGCGGGTCCACCAGCAGCCTGTCATATGTAGACCCTGTGACCAGCAAAATCACCAGTCATACAATGGAGACCTCCTCCCACGTAGCCAAGGTGGCTGATGCGCTTCCAAATGTAAATTACCTTGCGAGTAATGGTCTGATATCAGACTGCCCTCCCACTATAGCCGGTCGTATGAATTTCTCCAATACGCTGAAATATACCACGAAGCCCATGTATTTCAGCCCGGACTATGCCCCTACGTATAGAGACATCATTGATTTGGCGAGGGATATAAAGGGCGGAGCCCAGGGACTTAGAGAAAAGCCGTTTATCTTTGGATATTGCGAACCAGTCCCTCCTTTTAATCACAGCGGGGACAGTCTCAAAAAGCTGATGATGTGTTCTGAGGCCGGCGTGCCTTGCGTCTACATGCCATATTCGATGCGTGGCGGCACCTCCCCGATTTTTCTCGCGGCTGCTCTTGCTCAAAATTTTGCGGAAATTCTTTCTGGTCTTGTGATCCAGCAGTTGGCGTATCCTGGCGCTGCGTTTATTGCAGGCAGTATGCCGACGATTCTGGACATGAAAACAACGACGGGTTCATACGGCGCGCCGGAGTTCCATTTTGGAATAGCCGCCTCAGCTGAGATGGCAGATTATTACAATATACCGTTCTTTGGCACAGCCGGATGCACAGATTCTCAGAATCTTGATATGCAGGCCGCCTCAGAGGTTACGATGGCTCTTCTTTCTACCGCGCTTACCGGCGCCGATATCGTTCATGACTTTGGTGTTATGAACCATGCCTCAGCGATATCCCCGGAATTATATGTGTATACAAATGAAGTATTGGATATGTTGCGGGTCTATCAAGGCGGGATAGATTGTTCTGACGAGGCGTTCCTCTTTGAGACGATTAAAAAGGTCGGCCCGAGAGGACACTATCTTGAAGAAGATTCAACTCTTGAGAATTTTAAATCAGTCTGGTATTCAAAAATATTTGACAGAAGCCTCACTGGCGAAATTGCGGCGGATGCATTTAGTAAAAAGATAAAGGATAAAACACTGGAGCTGATAGAGGCTCCTGTCAATCCAGAAATCGACCCGTCAATGCTGCAGATTCTTGAAGAGCATGAAAGTAAGTGGAGAAAACTGATCGATTGA
- a CDS encoding MmgE/PrpD family protein, with protein MKEYLNGHSEKLYEYVLNERYSKAPKSVQIMLKRIVLDTFGAIIAGTEAPVSRITRGVVNQQYAIGKCTVLGQEQQLSMIGASFANGASANALDCDDGNRPTKGHCSASILPAVFAMAEEMQLSGERFLDALLVAYEIGIRASVLAHKLRPDYHSTGSWSGLGIVAAHCNIKKYDIETFFQGLGIAEGWGAYSPMMRGVDYPNMLKDAIAWGSMSGTVSALMAENGHTGIPPLFTFKEAEEEIDTLGNKYRAEQNYFKPFCACRWTHAGAYAAKDLMDKYHLNTDDITEIKICSFMEAIRLPYSEPSNTENAQYNIGFPIASYLVYGQVGPRQVLNEFKNEKILALMSKMKVEHDPELQALFPTTTKTRLVITMADGSIYESDAMQPEGDYNYKPFDDAAIKEKYERFVIPVLGEKKTQEFYEKVMEMEHFDKASEILSGLDLIS; from the coding sequence ATGAAAGAATATCTCAACGGACACAGTGAAAAACTATATGAATATGTTTTGAATGAGCGTTATTCCAAGGCTCCCAAGAGTGTGCAGATCATGTTAAAAAGGATAGTGCTTGACACTTTCGGCGCTATTATTGCCGGTACGGAAGCACCTGTTAGCCGTATCACGCGCGGCGTAGTAAATCAGCAGTACGCGATTGGAAAATGTACGGTGCTTGGACAGGAGCAGCAGCTTTCTATGATAGGGGCTTCGTTTGCTAACGGAGCGTCTGCGAACGCTTTGGATTGCGATGACGGCAACAGGCCCACAAAAGGCCATTGCAGCGCGTCGATTCTTCCGGCCGTATTTGCAATGGCAGAAGAGATGCAGCTTTCAGGCGAACGTTTCTTGGACGCTCTTCTTGTCGCTTACGAAATCGGAATAAGAGCGTCGGTGCTTGCCCATAAATTGCGTCCCGATTATCACTCTACTGGTTCATGGAGCGGGTTGGGGATCGTTGCCGCGCATTGCAATATTAAAAAATATGATATTGAGACTTTCTTCCAGGGATTGGGGATCGCAGAAGGATGGGGCGCGTACTCTCCTATGATGCGTGGTGTAGATTATCCCAACATGTTGAAAGATGCGATAGCGTGGGGCAGCATGTCGGGAACCGTCTCCGCTTTGATGGCGGAAAACGGGCACACAGGAATCCCTCCTCTTTTTACATTTAAAGAGGCCGAAGAAGAAATAGATACTCTCGGAAATAAATATCGTGCTGAACAGAATTATTTTAAGCCATTCTGCGCCTGTCGTTGGACGCATGCCGGCGCTTATGCGGCAAAAGATTTGATGGATAAATATCATCTAAATACCGACGATATTACAGAAATCAAAATATGTTCGTTTATGGAGGCAATCAGGCTCCCCTATTCGGAACCCTCCAATACAGAGAACGCGCAGTACAATATAGGTTTCCCGATCGCCTCCTATCTCGTTTATGGTCAGGTTGGCCCCCGTCAGGTCCTGAATGAATTTAAAAATGAAAAAATCCTCGCTTTGATGTCAAAGATGAAGGTCGAACATGACCCTGAGCTGCAAGCGCTGTTCCCCACAACCACTAAAACACGCCTTGTGATAACTATGGCTGACGGCAGCATCTATGAAAGTGACGCGATGCAGCCGGAAGGGGATTATAACTACAAACCCTTTGATGATGCCGCAATAAAAGAAAAATACGAACGATTCGTCATTCCGGTGTTAGGTGAAAAGAAAACACAGGAATTCTATGAAAAGGTAATGGAAATGGAGCACTTTGATAAAGCGTCCGAGATACTAAGCGGGCTTGATTTAATCAGTTAG
- the dctP gene encoding TRAP transporter substrate-binding protein DctP, whose product MLKKLAMLITVFMFMMVVVSPSNAASVKWKLAHNRPVTDDIHANMLEFAKNVKEKTQGEVIVEIYPAGQLGSAEAVFERMGLGTVDMQCAWMNTTLDKRLEIYNFPGYTGSYKEVEKVYHVGSPFMNLLQELCDPLGVKLLGSYAQYLAGAAFVQLPKDVKNPNAKHKQKLRVPSQKMFSWMWEGFGYMTTPLPSSEVFTALQTKVIDGIATQGAQTIYMNSRDIVKYWVAADTNYEPWFICVSQESYDKLSKKNQKVISEEARKIEAKKFLDAEPIMRSYEKKLQKHGVKVIELTSVEKKAFQEKIKKYVLPKMEKELGKDFYQRTIKALEDSLK is encoded by the coding sequence ATGTTGAAGAAATTAGCTATGTTGATAACCGTGTTTATGTTTATGATGGTCGTTGTTTCGCCAAGCAATGCCGCTAGTGTGAAGTGGAAACTTGCTCACAATCGTCCCGTTACAGATGATATACATGCTAATATGCTTGAATTTGCAAAAAATGTTAAAGAAAAAACACAGGGAGAAGTTATTGTCGAAATATATCCTGCGGGGCAACTGGGGTCAGCAGAGGCGGTCTTTGAGCGGATGGGGCTCGGCACAGTGGATATGCAGTGCGCCTGGATGAATACCACCCTAGATAAAAGATTGGAGATTTATAATTTCCCAGGATATACAGGTAGCTATAAAGAAGTTGAAAAAGTTTATCATGTAGGTTCTCCTTTTATGAATCTTTTACAAGAATTATGTGACCCGTTGGGTGTTAAGCTTCTAGGATCCTATGCCCAATATTTGGCTGGGGCTGCTTTTGTCCAATTACCCAAAGATGTAAAGAATCCTAATGCAAAACATAAACAGAAACTTCGGGTACCGTCGCAGAAGATGTTTTCGTGGATGTGGGAAGGTTTTGGATATATGACAACGCCCTTGCCATCAAGTGAAGTTTTTACTGCTTTACAGACGAAAGTTATAGACGGTATTGCAACACAGGGCGCTCAAACAATCTATATGAATAGTAGAGATATAGTTAAATATTGGGTTGCTGCTGATACGAATTACGAGCCATGGTTTATTTGCGTGAGTCAGGAATCTTATGATAAATTATCGAAGAAAAATCAGAAGGTAATCTCAGAGGAAGCTAGAAAGATAGAAGCTAAGAAATTTTTAGATGCAGAACCGATAATGAGAAGTTATGAAAAGAAATTACAAAAACATGGCGTTAAAGTTATTGAACTTACATCTGTAGAAAAAAAAGCTTTCCAAGAAAAAATAAAGAAATATGTTCTACCTAAAATGGAAAAAGAACTTGGTAAAGATTTTTATCAGAGGACAATCAAGGCGTTGGAAGATTCATTGAAATAA
- a CDS encoding TRAP transporter large permease, with amino-acid sequence MDVMTVVYIAFLVLVLYLSLGGPLPLCFGAALMVMQYVGGINMKGLIMQGLYEITNPVMLSIPLFIFAGKIMGESGIAKSLLDFVNLGVGRIRGGLGVVSIVTCAVLGAISGSALTGIAAVGPIMIPRMEEEGYPRGYATGLVTISSILGLLIPPSITMILYGWISETSILACFVATFIPGVVVAINFSIMNIIMVKKFDLTLEAKLSGEARRSEVKKRTVKAIPALMFPVIILGGIYGGVMTTTEAAAVSVIYALIVGFFVYKGLKKSNFIESAMDSGMAVASIMLMIMVCLILGQTLTLLGVPQAVSAAILNFSSNVYVILFLINILFLVLGMLVTDAVSVLLAVPLLLPAIMNLGISPVHFGAIVGVNLAMGVVTPPYASALFLGIRVGKAQFTEVLKPVMIFLVIGYVPVLILTTYIPEVSLFLPKLLGLM; translated from the coding sequence ATGGACGTTATGACCGTTGTCTACATAGCATTTTTGGTTTTAGTTCTGTATCTATCTTTAGGGGGTCCATTGCCTCTGTGTTTTGGTGCGGCATTAATGGTCATGCAATATGTTGGTGGTATAAATATGAAAGGGCTGATTATGCAGGGATTGTACGAAATTACCAATCCCGTGATGTTATCAATCCCCCTGTTTATCTTTGCCGGAAAAATAATGGGTGAGAGTGGAATAGCAAAAAGTTTGCTGGATTTTGTAAACCTTGGGGTTGGGCGTATTAGAGGTGGTTTGGGAGTTGTTTCTATTGTAACATGCGCGGTATTAGGAGCTATATCCGGTAGTGCTCTTACTGGAATTGCTGCAGTTGGTCCTATTATGATCCCACGAATGGAAGAAGAAGGTTATCCGCGAGGATATGCAACAGGATTGGTCACGATAAGCTCTATTTTAGGTCTTCTGATTCCGCCTAGTATAACGATGATTTTATATGGCTGGATTTCTGAAACCTCAATTTTGGCGTGTTTTGTTGCTACGTTTATACCGGGCGTAGTAGTGGCTATCAATTTTTCTATAATGAATATCATTATGGTAAAGAAATTCGACCTGACATTAGAGGCAAAATTGAGCGGCGAAGCGCGAAGGAGTGAAGTAAAGAAAAGAACAGTTAAAGCAATCCCTGCCTTGATGTTTCCAGTGATAATCCTTGGTGGAATCTATGGTGGCGTCATGACTACAACGGAGGCTGCCGCTGTCTCGGTTATATATGCGCTTATTGTTGGATTTTTCGTCTATAAAGGGCTCAAAAAATCGAACTTTATTGAATCCGCTATGGATTCTGGAATGGCAGTGGCATCAATAATGTTGATGATAATGGTGTGCTTAATTTTAGGGCAAACCCTCACATTGCTAGGAGTTCCACAAGCAGTATCAGCAGCGATACTTAACTTTTCGAGTAACGTATACGTCATTCTATTCTTAATCAATATCCTCTTTCTTGTCTTGGGTATGCTTGTTACTGATGCAGTCAGTGTGCTCTTAGCAGTCCCGCTCTTATTGCCAGCCATTATGAATCTAGGGATTTCGCCGGTTCATTTTGGAGCTATTGTTGGAGTTAATCTGGCAATGGGAGTTGTTACCCCACCGTATGCCAGTGCGTTATTCTTGGGTATTCGGGTGGGAAAAGCTCAATTCACGGAAGTGTTAAAGCCAGTGATGATTTTTCTTGTCATAGGCTACGTGCCGGTCCTTATTTTGACTACTTATATCCCGGAAGTATCTCTCTTTTTGCCTAAACTTCTTGGTCTGATGTAA
- a CDS encoding TRAP transporter small permease subunit, translated as MCAFLQKVDNVIENIMKIILPTLITLIAILMTLQVILRYCLHMPMQSVEELILVPSLWLYFLGSIQATRKESHMNARLLEIYTNKLSHIAIIRSLSALGGVIISSWLTYWAYDLLKYSLRMKKTSMVLGFRLTIVECMPFICFALMTVYMFFELIRYYKMARQTPELKGEI; from the coding sequence ATGTGTGCTTTTTTGCAAAAGGTAGATAATGTAATAGAAAACATAATGAAGATTATATTACCAACCCTAATAACATTGATTGCTATTTTAATGACACTACAGGTAATATTGCGCTATTGTTTACACATGCCAATGCAAAGCGTGGAAGAACTTATTCTAGTTCCTAGCTTGTGGCTCTACTTCTTAGGGTCGATTCAGGCAACCAGGAAAGAATCTCATATGAATGCCCGTTTACTGGAAATATATACAAACAAACTCTCCCACATTGCAATTATTAGATCTCTGAGTGCTCTAGGAGGAGTGATAATTTCTTCGTGGTTAACATATTGGGCATATGACCTTTTAAAATACTCTCTTAGAATGAAAAAAACAAGTATGGTTCTGGGGTTTCGACTAACAATTGTTGAATGTATGCCTTTTATATGCTTTGCACTAATGACGGTCTATATGTTTTTTGAGTTGATACGTTACTATAAAATGGCCAGGCAAACACCCGAATTAAAAGGAGAAATTTAG
- a CDS encoding uroporphyrinogen decarboxylase family protein encodes MKNYSSSKEGNKITKGSGINIMPMRKELVIKALKCEEVGRIPWVPFTGVHCAKLLGIDAESYLKSPRNIVDGVKLAAEKYFADGVCSVFDLQIEAEALGCSLKWSKNNPPAVATHILETKKLEELPELTKEMGRIEEALRATSMLKKEIGENVAIFGLICGPFTLALHLAGAKFLTDMIEDPDHANRILTFCAEAARKMSAWYVEAGADVVALVDPMTSQISPRHFKKYVMSTVAPSIKEVKSRGGLVTLFCCGDATKNIELMMQCEPNGIAFDEQVSVANSRLLSEKYNVAIEGNMHLTTTLLFGSPVECVDDAKKCLEEGGKKGFILSPGCDLPFDTPEYNLEAVGKYAVLGEEPSKISGFLSLDEALAGCDAAAEGFEDVIIEPGKLFVEVVTLDSEGCAPCQYMMESLFRVKDRYGDKLSYRETLIKSLGGIKRVGAIGVKNLPSMLINNELVFDNIVPTEEELIKELDKKLSNI; translated from the coding sequence ATGAAAAATTACAGCTCATCAAAAGAAGGAAATAAAATAACGAAGGGGAGTGGCATTAATATCATGCCAATGCGTAAAGAACTGGTTATCAAAGCGCTTAAGTGTGAAGAGGTAGGTAGGATACCGTGGGTTCCATTCACGGGCGTCCATTGTGCGAAGTTATTAGGAATAGATGCGGAAAGTTATTTGAAATCCCCGCGAAATATTGTAGATGGAGTAAAACTTGCTGCCGAAAAATATTTTGCAGACGGCGTTTGTTCTGTTTTTGATCTCCAGATAGAGGCTGAGGCCCTTGGTTGTTCTTTAAAATGGTCCAAAAACAACCCTCCCGCGGTTGCTACCCATATTTTAGAAACAAAGAAATTGGAAGAACTGCCTGAACTGACTAAGGAAATGGGGCGCATAGAGGAAGCTCTTCGAGCTACCTCTATGTTGAAGAAAGAAATTGGTGAGAATGTGGCCATCTTTGGTCTGATCTGCGGACCGTTCACTCTTGCGCTTCATTTGGCCGGGGCTAAATTTTTGACTGATATGATAGAAGATCCGGACCATGCTAATAGAATTCTTACTTTCTGTGCAGAGGCGGCTAGAAAAATGTCTGCATGGTATGTTGAGGCTGGGGCTGACGTTGTAGCGCTTGTAGATCCTATGACAAGCCAAATTTCCCCAAGACACTTTAAGAAATATGTAATGTCAACGGTTGCGCCGTCAATCAAGGAAGTTAAATCCCGCGGAGGGCTCGTGACCCTTTTCTGCTGCGGAGATGCCACAAAAAATATTGAACTGATGATGCAGTGCGAGCCTAACGGTATAGCCTTTGACGAACAGGTGAGCGTTGCTAACTCTAGATTGCTTTCCGAAAAATACAATGTCGCCATAGAGGGAAATATGCACCTCACCACGACGCTCCTTTTTGGAAGTCCTGTCGAATGCGTTGACGACGCGAAAAAATGTCTGGAAGAAGGCGGAAAAAAAGGTTTTATTCTTTCTCCTGGATGCGATCTGCCGTTTGATACCCCTGAATATAACCTTGAGGCAGTTGGTAAATATGCCGTGCTTGGAGAAGAGCCGTCCAAAATCAGCGGTTTTCTTTCTCTTGATGAAGCTCTTGCTGGATGCGACGCAGCCGCGGAAGGTTTTGAAGATGTCATCATAGAACCGGGTAAATTATTCGTGGAGGTTGTAACGCTGGATTCCGAGGGGTGCGCGCCATGTCAGTATATGATGGAGTCACTGTTCAGAGTAAAGGATAGGTATGGAGATAAGCTAAGCTATCGAGAAACTCTGATAAAGAGTCTTGGCGGGATCAAAAGGGTAGGGGCAATAGGCGTGAAAAATTTACCGTCGATGTTGATCAACAACGAACTCGTATTTGATAATATCGTACCGACAGAGGAAGAATTGATAAAAGAATTGGACAAGAAACTCTCAAATATATAA
- a CDS encoding MurR/RpiR family transcriptional regulator, which produces MVLNSALCDNQQDDVFARLRSGIQNLPTQQKLICSYILDHHQQVAFYTVEELAQASKTSPATVVRVVKRLGYDSYKELLEQLQKVMMTTNNSVWWELEQVLNESTDSEQEPVLSWVSRDSIEGIKNSLSRQLMDSFDNAIELMLNARKIGIVGMRSSKYVAGFLHFMMNQLFSNTQMLAYAGTDVIYDEVLNLGKEDLIIAVSLGGPHFVILTQEILAFAKGKGIPSILITNDMGNPAIDSATVTLCVGRAKYHYSIVQAMVLAEAMITELAQRKKNSVRKKLKNLEEVLEDKGVTMP; this is translated from the coding sequence ATGGTTCTAAATTCAGCACTTTGTGATAACCAACAGGATGATGTTTTTGCGCGCCTTAGGTCCGGGATCCAAAATCTTCCGACACAGCAAAAACTTATCTGCTCATATATATTGGACCATCACCAGCAAGTGGCATTTTATACCGTTGAAGAATTGGCGCAGGCCTCTAAGACTAGCCCCGCTACGGTGGTCAGGGTAGTCAAACGGTTGGGATATGACAGCTATAAAGAACTCCTGGAGCAATTACAGAAAGTAATGATGACCACTAATAACTCTGTCTGGTGGGAGTTGGAACAGGTATTAAACGAAAGTACGGACTCCGAACAAGAACCTGTGCTCTCATGGGTGTCACGAGATTCAATAGAAGGAATCAAAAACTCGCTCTCTCGTCAACTTATGGATTCTTTTGACAATGCGATAGAACTGATGTTGAATGCCAGGAAAATTGGGATTGTAGGGATGCGCTCCAGCAAATATGTGGCTGGATTCCTCCATTTTATGATGAACCAGCTCTTTTCTAATACTCAAATGCTGGCCTATGCTGGAACTGATGTCATATATGACGAGGTGCTGAACCTTGGCAAAGAAGACCTTATAATAGCGGTCTCTTTGGGAGGACCTCATTTTGTAATACTTACACAGGAGATCCTTGCTTTTGCTAAGGGTAAAGGTATTCCTTCAATACTAATAACAAACGACATGGGCAATCCTGCCATTGACTCCGCCACGGTCACTCTATGCGTTGGGCGCGCGAAGTATCACTACTCAATAGTTCAGGCGATGGTGCTTGCAGAAGCTATGATCACAGAGCTTGCTCAGAGGAAGAAAAATTCTGTCAGGAAGAAACTTAAAAATCTTGAAGAGGTGCTGGAAGACAAAGGAGTAACAATGCCGTAA
- a CDS encoding TIGR00303 family protein → MMFLLFIAETALARIPGLSAAGANLEALAYTAPADADMLYYDRPKASDSLPFDPFGHPSPALITRACLLEAGFDKMAFRVGSSIAPAAPHVTLSERPGSDPRKEKALPDWDKIAAAAEAAARGLDKNIKEAVIAESVPGGTTTALLVMRALGHTGTVSSAGPYNPLSLKEQIWRDSAARLGITEGGLKGRGIEAAAETGDPMQAAAAAFAAALPDSVNITLAGGTQMMSVAAILRDMGVKRDLLVATTKYVHQDKTSCLEEYAEKIGVRWYAAPLDFTHSRYPGLADYEKGFIKEGVGAGGAVWYAQQHGVSMERIQAKTEALYGKLMGEK, encoded by the coding sequence GTGATGTTTTTGTTATTTATCGCAGAGACGGCGCTGGCCCGCATTCCTGGGCTATCTGCGGCAGGCGCCAACCTTGAGGCGCTCGCCTACACGGCGCCCGCAGACGCGGACATGCTCTACTACGACCGCCCGAAAGCCTCGGACTCTCTTCCGTTCGACCCGTTCGGACACCCGTCGCCCGCGCTCATAACGCGCGCGTGCCTGCTTGAAGCGGGCTTTGACAAAATGGCCTTTCGCGTAGGTTCGTCCATAGCTCCCGCCGCGCCTCACGTGACGCTGAGCGAAAGGCCCGGAAGCGACCCGCGCAAAGAAAAAGCTCTGCCCGACTGGGACAAGATAGCGGCGGCAGCCGAAGCCGCGGCGCGCGGGCTGGATAAAAATATCAAAGAGGCGGTCATAGCAGAATCCGTTCCCGGCGGCACCACCACCGCGCTGCTAGTCATGCGCGCGCTAGGCCACACCGGGACCGTCTCCTCCGCCGGCCCATACAACCCCCTTTCGCTAAAAGAGCAGATATGGCGCGACAGCGCCGCGCGCCTTGGAATAACCGAAGGCGGCCTGAAAGGACGCGGCATAGAGGCCGCCGCCGAAACGGGAGACCCAATGCAGGCCGCCGCCGCCGCCTTTGCCGCAGCGCTCCCCGACAGCGTCAATATAACGCTCGCCGGAGGCACCCAGATGATGTCCGTCGCCGCCATCCTGCGCGACATGGGCGTAAAACGCGACCTGCTCGTCGCCACCACGAAATACGTGCACCAGGACAAAACAAGCTGCCTTGAGGAATACGCCGAAAAAATCGGAGTCCGCTGGTACGCCGCCCCCCTTGACTTCACCCATTCCCGCTACCCCGGCCTTGCCGACTACGAAAAAGGCTTCATAAAAGAGGGCGTAGGAGCCGGAGGCGCCGTCTGGTACGCGCAACAACACGGCGTCTCAATGGAAAGGATACAAGCAAAGACCGAAGCGCTGTATGGGAAGCTGATGGGGGAGAAATAG
- a CDS encoding V-type ATP synthase subunit D — MATKLAPTRGNLVKLTRDMVMAQSGHDLLDQKRQVLMMELVRYIDAAKKLQEDVAKVFKQAYDALQKANISLGIDTVEDISESVPITSAITVRLRSVMGVEIPDVDPVSSEATPSYSFHGSSGAMDAAYEKFRKVMVLLTQLAEIETSVYRLAVQIRKTHRRVNALEKVVIPQDLHEIRFISDVLEESDREDFTRMKLAQKKIKE, encoded by the coding sequence GTGGCAACAAAGCTGGCGCCCACTAGGGGTAATCTTGTAAAGCTGACCAGGGACATGGTGATGGCGCAGTCCGGCCATGACCTGCTGGATCAAAAGCGTCAGGTGCTTATGATGGAGCTTGTGCGCTATATCGACGCGGCAAAAAAACTGCAGGAGGACGTAGCTAAGGTTTTCAAGCAGGCTTACGACGCTTTGCAGAAGGCGAATATCTCATTAGGCATAGACACTGTGGAAGATATTTCAGAGTCGGTGCCCATCACGTCGGCCATCACGGTACGTCTGCGCTCCGTAATGGGCGTGGAGATCCCGGACGTCGACCCTGTCTCTTCGGAGGCGACGCCAAGCTACTCTTTCCACGGCTCTTCGGGGGCGATGGACGCGGCGTACGAGAAGTTTCGCAAAGTTATGGTGCTTCTGACGCAGCTTGCAGAGATAGAAACTAGCGTCTACCGTCTTGCCGTACAGATACGCAAGACGCACCGCAGGGTCAACGCGCTTGAAAAGGTCGTGATCCCGCAGGACCTGCATGAGATACGTTTTATAAGCGACGTTCTGGAGGAGAGCGACCGAGAGGACTTCACACGCATGAAACTGGCTCAGAAAAAGATAAAAGAATAA
- a CDS encoding V-type ATPase subunit, translated as MSSSHGSATALGVKAHVLYSQLLRADEYWALLNLNSTSEIAAFLKQTAGYKDQLELLLPTKVHRIDLENSVRSSILSEADSFLYYLQGPWRTLFIDWLSWYEAEQLKSIFRWTHSKRLDRDIMRQRLFRVPGSTLPYEAMLNCRDYKEVLDALHDSKYYKVLREPVRRLLNGENSLFSLELAIDHLVETDLYADIKKLPADERAVLEPLFGSRVDLLNLYNFHRCAWYYNMTIEETISRMLPVKHKVKTHHLRAISRGTNWEERIEIMEEAFPAYGRIFREALAQEDKELALEMSIKRYNYLKALSILRNGVPGFHTAIAYFILKDHEVTDIIRMIEDVRYDYDRRSAAQYLIRPIINGGEPAWQ; from the coding sequence GTGTCATCTTCACACGGTTCCGCAACCGCCCTAGGGGTAAAGGCTCACGTGCTCTACAGCCAGCTGTTGAGGGCTGACGAATACTGGGCGCTGCTGAACCTCAACTCCACCTCGGAGATAGCCGCCTTCCTAAAACAGACGGCGGGGTATAAAGACCAGCTGGAGCTGCTGCTTCCGACTAAGGTGCACCGCATAGACCTTGAAAATTCGGTGCGCTCTTCGATTTTGTCTGAGGCGGACTCGTTCCTCTATTACCTTCAGGGGCCATGGCGCACTCTCTTTATCGACTGGCTCTCCTGGTATGAGGCGGAGCAGTTAAAGAGCATCTTCAGATGGACGCATTCCAAGCGCCTCGACCGCGACATCATGCGCCAGAGGCTTTTTCGCGTGCCCGGCTCCACTCTGCCTTACGAGGCTATGCTGAACTGCCGCGATTATAAAGAGGTGCTGGACGCGCTGCATGACTCAAAGTACTATAAAGTGCTGAGGGAGCCGGTGCGCAGGCTGCTGAACGGGGAAAATTCCCTTTTCTCGCTTGAGCTTGCGATAGACCATCTGGTGGAGACCGATCTTTACGCCGACATCAAAAAGCTCCCGGCGGACGAACGCGCGGTGCTGGAGCCGCTTTTCGGTTCCAGGGTAGACCTGCTGAACCTCTACAATTTCCACAGGTGCGCGTGGTATTACAATATGACTATTGAAGAGACGATAAGCCGGATGCTGCCAGTAAAGCACAAGGTCAAGACGCATCATCTGCGCGCCATTTCCAGAGGCACAAACTGGGAGGAGCGCATCGAGATAATGGAAGAGGCCTTCCCCGCCTACGGCAGGATATTCCGCGAAGCGTTGGCTCAGGAGGACAAAGAGTTGGCTCTTGAGATGTCGATAAAGCGCTACAATTACCTTAAGGCGCTTTCAATCCTGCGCAACGGAGTGCCGGGCTTCCATACCGCCATCGCCTACTTCATTCTTAAAGACCACGAAGTGACGGACATCATCAGGATGATAGAAGATGTGCGTTATGACTATGACCGTCGTTCCGCGGCCCAGTACCTGATAAGGCCGATAATCAATGGGGGTGAACCCGCATGGCAGTAA